One stretch of Comamonas testosteroni DNA includes these proteins:
- the hrpA gene encoding ATP-dependent RNA helicase HrpA, producing the protein MSLKINFPESLPVSSRRQEIMEAMDRHQVIIVCGETGSGKTTQLPKIALALGRGRLNAAPDANGQVRGHLIGHTQPRRIAASSVAKRIAEELNTPLGEVVGYKVRFQDTLQKNASVKLMTDGILLAETQTDPLLKAYDTLIIDEAHERSLNIDFLLGYLKQILPKRPDLKVVVTSATIDADRFAKHFESKSGPAPVIMVSGRTYPVEMRYRPFEGEKDKDLNDAIADGVDELWAGGKGGDILIFLPGEREIREAADHLRKHLQHSPTLRSAEVLPLFSRLSQAEQDRIFDGHTGRRIVLATNVAETSLTVPGIRYVIDAGTARVKRYSFRSKVEQLLVEPISQAAANQRAGRCGRVANGICIRLYDEESFASRDRFTDPEILRSSLAGVILRMKSLGLGDVVHFPFLEAPSGRAIADGYQLLAELGAVDDHGHLLPMGKELSRLPLDPRVGRMILEARERRALAEVLIIASALSVQDVRDRPMEAQQQADQAHAKFDDEKSEFSGYLRLWKWLSDARGGKVVAKSRKEMAAQHAPAAKLNARNQAFLPVSQRASGAQVEGTVEERLALFNPAEQADEATHKISNRQWEQLLRQNFINIRRVREWRDIHSQLLTVVKEQKWLLNNEAAGYEAVHLSMLSGLLGNIGYKAEESESYLGAHGIKFHPHPGAHLSKKPGRWIVAAEQVETSRLYGRGIAAIEPQWLEEVGGHLLKKQLLDPHWSKKQADVVALERATLYGLVVYNGRRVSYGRVDPHEARNLFIRQALVEGEWETQWHFLPANLKLMRKVEELEHKSRRQDVLVDDELIFAFYDQHLPRDVYSGATFDKWFRAESRNQPELLRLSRDELMRHEAAGITTDKFPKTVKLGGADCSASYLHSPGDARDGITVTVPLFVLNQVSEERAEWLVPGMLKDKIQALLKSLPQRPRSRFVPLPESAARLAELFTQNERWAQGGLIDALLKQVQGETSLDVKRADFKLDMLSPHLFMNFRITDEHGRQLGQGRNLGALKAEWGAKARGAFQALASLKIASGVSDTSVSESKISESDKNKAQAAPENDKAVAGKPAQSHDARYKDWSFGELPELMEIKKGGTTLIGFPALIDHGDAVGIEVFDEPEAAAARHRVGLRRLFALQIRDALKYLEKNIPDLQKMAVAYMPLGTQEELRGQIIDVAIDRAFLQEPLPSNEADFKQRVQDGRGRLTLIANEVARMSATILAEYAAAARKIKDTKNAPEATKDAGEQLQKLMPKNFIAVAPWAQLGHYARYLKAITSRLDKYRADPARDAAKLKELLPLEQRYWRLVAERKGQIDARMQEYRWMLEELRVSFFAQELRTPYPVSAKRLDKVWAQLQQ; encoded by the coding sequence ATGTCTTTGAAGATCAACTTCCCCGAGTCGCTCCCCGTATCCAGCCGTCGCCAGGAAATCATGGAGGCCATGGATCGCCATCAGGTCATCATCGTCTGTGGCGAGACCGGCTCGGGCAAGACCACGCAGCTGCCCAAGATCGCACTGGCGCTGGGCCGGGGCAGGCTCAATGCCGCGCCCGATGCCAATGGGCAGGTGCGTGGCCATCTGATCGGCCATACCCAGCCGCGCCGCATTGCCGCCAGCTCGGTGGCCAAGCGCATTGCCGAGGAGCTGAACACGCCGCTGGGCGAAGTGGTGGGCTACAAGGTGCGCTTTCAGGACACGCTGCAGAAGAACGCCTCCGTCAAGCTGATGACCGACGGCATCTTGCTGGCCGAGACCCAGACCGATCCGCTGCTCAAGGCCTACGACACGCTGATCATCGACGAGGCGCACGAGCGCAGCCTGAACATCGACTTTCTGCTCGGCTATCTCAAGCAGATCCTGCCCAAGCGCCCAGACTTGAAAGTGGTGGTGACCTCGGCAACCATCGATGCCGACCGCTTTGCCAAGCACTTCGAATCGAAGAGCGGTCCTGCGCCTGTGATCATGGTCTCGGGTCGTACCTATCCGGTGGAGATGCGCTATCGCCCGTTCGAGGGCGAGAAGGACAAGGATCTGAACGACGCCATTGCCGATGGCGTCGATGAGCTCTGGGCCGGCGGCAAGGGCGGCGATATCCTGATCTTCCTGCCCGGCGAGCGCGAGATTCGCGAAGCCGCCGACCATCTGCGCAAGCATCTGCAGCACTCGCCCACGCTGCGCAGCGCCGAGGTGCTGCCGCTGTTCTCGCGCCTGTCGCAGGCCGAGCAGGACCGTATCTTTGACGGCCATACGGGGCGGCGCATCGTGCTGGCCACCAATGTGGCCGAAACCTCGCTCACGGTGCCGGGCATTCGCTATGTGATCGACGCCGGTACGGCGCGCGTGAAGCGCTACTCCTTCCGCAGCAAGGTGGAGCAGTTGCTGGTCGAGCCGATCTCGCAGGCCGCAGCCAACCAGCGCGCGGGCCGTTGCGGCCGTGTGGCCAACGGCATCTGCATTCGCCTGTATGACGAAGAGAGCTTCGCCAGCCGCGACCGCTTCACCGACCCCGAAATCCTGCGCTCCTCGCTGGCCGGCGTGATCCTGCGCATGAAGTCACTGGGTCTGGGCGATGTGGTTCATTTCCCCTTCCTCGAAGCGCCCTCGGGCCGCGCCATTGCCGACGGCTATCAGCTGCTGGCCGAGCTGGGCGCGGTGGACGATCACGGCCATCTGCTGCCCATGGGCAAGGAGCTGTCGCGCCTGCCGCTGGACCCGCGCGTGGGCCGCATGATTCTGGAAGCGCGCGAGCGCCGCGCCCTGGCCGAGGTGCTGATCATTGCCTCGGCCTTGAGCGTGCAGGACGTGCGCGACCGGCCCATGGAAGCGCAACAGCAGGCCGACCAGGCACATGCCAAGTTCGACGACGAGAAAAGCGAATTCAGCGGCTATCTGCGTCTGTGGAAATGGCTGTCGGATGCGCGCGGCGGCAAGGTCGTGGCCAAGAGCCGCAAGGAGATGGCGGCCCAGCATGCGCCTGCGGCCAAGCTCAATGCGCGCAACCAGGCCTTCCTGCCCGTCAGTCAGCGTGCCAGCGGTGCGCAGGTCGAGGGTACGGTGGAGGAGCGGCTGGCGCTGTTCAACCCCGCCGAGCAGGCCGACGAGGCCACGCACAAGATCAGCAACCGCCAGTGGGAGCAGCTGCTGCGCCAGAACTTCATCAATATCCGCCGAGTGCGCGAGTGGCGCGATATCCATTCGCAGTTGCTGACCGTGGTCAAGGAGCAGAAATGGCTGCTCAACAACGAGGCGGCGGGCTATGAGGCCGTGCACCTGTCGATGCTGTCGGGGCTGCTCGGCAATATCGGCTACAAGGCCGAGGAAAGCGAGAGCTATCTGGGGGCGCACGGCATCAAGTTCCACCCGCACCCCGGCGCCCACCTGAGCAAGAAGCCCGGCCGCTGGATCGTGGCGGCCGAGCAGGTCGAGACCTCGCGCCTGTACGGCCGCGGCATTGCGGCCATAGAGCCGCAGTGGCTGGAAGAGGTGGGCGGCCATCTGCTCAAGAAGCAGCTGCTGGATCCGCACTGGAGCAAGAAGCAGGCCGATGTGGTGGCGCTGGAGCGCGCCACGCTCTACGGCCTGGTGGTCTATAACGGCCGCCGCGTCAGCTATGGCCGCGTCGATCCGCACGAGGCGCGCAATCTCTTCATCCGTCAGGCGCTGGTGGAGGGCGAGTGGGAAACCCAATGGCATTTCCTGCCCGCCAACCTCAAGCTCATGCGCAAGGTCGAGGAGCTGGAGCACAAGAGCCGACGCCAGGACGTGCTGGTCGACGACGAGCTGATCTTTGCCTTCTACGACCAGCATCTGCCCAGGGATGTGTACAGCGGTGCGACCTTCGACAAATGGTTCCGCGCCGAGAGCAGGAACCAGCCCGAGCTGCTGCGCCTGTCCAGGGATGAGCTGATGCGGCACGAGGCCGCCGGCATCACCACGGACAAATTCCCCAAGACCGTGAAGCTGGGCGGTGCCGATTGCAGCGCCAGCTATCTGCACAGCCCTGGTGATGCGCGCGACGGCATCACGGTCACCGTGCCGCTGTTCGTGCTCAACCAGGTGTCGGAGGAGCGCGCCGAGTGGCTGGTGCCGGGCATGCTCAAGGACAAGATCCAGGCGCTGCTCAAGAGCCTGCCCCAGCGCCCGCGCAGCCGTTTCGTGCCGCTGCCCGAGAGCGCGGCACGGCTGGCCGAGCTGTTCACGCAGAACGAGCGCTGGGCCCAGGGTGGGCTGATCGACGCCTTGCTCAAGCAGGTGCAGGGCGAGACTTCGCTGGATGTGAAGCGCGCCGACTTCAAGCTGGATATGCTGAGCCCGCACCTGTTCATGAACTTCCGCATCACGGACGAGCATGGCCGTCAGCTGGGTCAGGGCCGCAATCTGGGGGCGCTCAAGGCCGAGTGGGGCGCCAAGGCACGCGGTGCGTTCCAGGCACTTGCTTCATTAAAGATAGCTTCTGGCGTAAGTGATACAAGCGTTTCAGAGTCAAAGATATCTGAAAGTGATAAAAATAAAGCGCAAGCAGCTCCTGAAAATGATAAGGCTGTGGCGGGCAAGCCGGCCCAGTCTCATGACGCGCGCTACAAGGACTGGAGTTTCGGCGAGCTGCCCGAGCTCATGGAAATCAAGAAGGGCGGCACCACGCTGATCGGCTTTCCAGCCTTGATCGACCATGGCGACGCCGTCGGCATCGAGGTCTTTGACGAACCCGAAGCCGCTGCCGCAAGGCACCGCGTGGGTCTGCGCCGCCTGTTCGCGCTGCAGATTCGCGATGCGCTCAAGTATCTGGAAAAGAACATTCCCGATCTGCAGAAGATGGCCGTGGCCTATATGCCGCTGGGCACGCAGGAAGAGCTGCGCGGCCAGATCATCGACGTGGCCATTGACCGTGCCTTCCTGCAGGAGCCGTTGCCGAGCAACGAGGCCGACTTCAAGCAGCGCGTGCAGGACGGCCGTGGCCGCCTGACGCTGATTGCCAACGAGGTGGCTCGCATGTCGGCCACCATCCTTGCCGAGTACGCGGCCGCCGCGCGCAAGATCAAGGACACCAAGAACGCGCCGGAGGCCACCAAGGACGCGGGCGAGCAGCTGCAAAAGCTCATGCCCAAGAACTTCATCGCCGTGGCTCCCTGGGCGCAGCTCGGCCATTATGCGCGCTACCTCAAGGCGATTACCTCGCGCCTGGACAAGTACCGGGCCGATCCGGCGCGCGATGCCGCCAAGCTCAAGGAGCTGCTGCCGCTGGAGCAGCGCTACTGGCGGCTGGTGGCCGAGCGCAAGGGGCAGATCGATGCCCGCATGCAGGAGTACCGCTGGATGCTGGAGGAACTGCGCGTGAGCTTTTTTGCCCAGGAGCTGCGCACGCCCTATCCGGTCAGTGCCAAGAGGCTGGACAAGGTCTGGGCGCAGCTGCAGCAGTGA
- a CDS encoding LysR family transcriptional regulator, translating into MDQIQAMRIFARVVEAGTFTRAADSLHMPKASVTKNVQALEERLRVKLLNRTTRRVTVTADGAAYYDRAVRLLADFDDLEASVSQARTTPRGRLRVDVGTTVARLLIIPHLSEFQSRYPEIQIDLGVSDRTVDLISDNVDCVIRGGELADQSLVARRIGNLEFITVAAPDYLQRHGVPRHPRDLESGHRNVIYFSPVSARRYPLEFHKGGEVIEIASPAHLGINEGNAYISAILAGQGIGQLSRFQIHKYLENGQLQRVLEDWKHPLLPIYVVYPPNSHLSAKVRAFVDWVVELFSRNPLLQGESRPA; encoded by the coding sequence ATGGATCAGATACAGGCCATGCGTATTTTCGCGCGGGTCGTGGAAGCCGGCACTTTCACGCGTGCAGCCGATTCGCTGCATATGCCAAAAGCCAGTGTGACCAAGAACGTTCAGGCGCTGGAAGAGCGCCTGCGCGTGAAGCTGCTCAACCGTACCACGCGTCGCGTCACCGTGACCGCCGATGGTGCGGCCTACTACGACCGTGCCGTGCGCCTGCTCGCCGACTTCGACGATCTCGAGGCCAGCGTCAGCCAGGCGCGCACCACGCCGCGCGGGCGCCTGCGCGTGGATGTGGGAACGACGGTGGCGCGTCTGCTCATCATTCCCCATCTGAGCGAGTTCCAGTCCCGCTACCCCGAGATACAGATCGATCTGGGCGTGAGCGACCGCACCGTGGACCTGATCAGCGACAACGTGGACTGCGTGATCCGTGGCGGCGAGCTGGCCGACCAGTCCCTGGTGGCACGCCGCATCGGCAATCTGGAATTCATCACCGTTGCCGCCCCCGACTATCTGCAGCGCCACGGCGTGCCCCGGCATCCGCGCGATCTGGAGTCCGGCCATCGCAACGTGATCTATTTCTCCCCGGTCTCGGCGCGGCGCTATCCGCTGGAGTTCCACAAGGGCGGCGAAGTGATAGAGATCGCCAGTCCCGCCCACCTGGGTATCAACGAAGGCAATGCCTATATCAGCGCCATCCTTGCCGGTCAGGGCATAGGACAGCTCAGCCGCTTCCAGATTCACAAGTACCTGGAAAACGGACAGCTGCAACGCGTGCTGGAGGACTGGAAGCACCCCCTGCTGCCGATCTACGTGGTCTATCCGCCCAACTCCCACCTCAGCGCCAAGGTACGCGCCTTTGTGGACTGGGTGGTGGAGCTGTTTTCGCGCAATCCGCTGCTGCAGGGCGAAAGCCGGCCCGCCTAG